In Hevea brasiliensis isolate MT/VB/25A 57/8 unplaced genomic scaffold, ASM3005281v1 Scaf445, whole genome shotgun sequence, a single window of DNA contains:
- the LOC131177401 gene encoding pro-hevein: MGRVMNIFIVVLLCLTGVAIAEQCGRQAGGKLCPNNLCCSQWGWCGSTDEYCSPDHNCQSNCKDSGEGVGGGSASNVLATYHLYNSQDHGWDLNAASAYCSTWDANKPYSWRSKYGWTAFCGPVGAHGQPSCGKCLSVTNTGTGAKTTVRIVDQCSNGGLDLDVNVFRQLDTDGKGYERGHLTVNYQFVDCGDSFNPLFSVMKSSVIN, encoded by the exons ATGGGAAGAGTTATGAATATATTTATAGTTGTTTTATTATGTTTAACAGGTGTTGCAATTGCTGAGCAATGTGGTCGGCAAGCAGGTGGCAAGCTCTGCCCCAATAACCTATGTTGTAGCCAGTGGGGGTGGTGTGGCTCCACTGATGAATATTGTTCACCTGATCATAACTGCCAAAGCAATTGCAAAGACAGCGGCGAAGGTGTTGGTGGTGGAAGTGCTTCCAACGTTCTTGCGACGTACCATTTGTATAATTCACAGGATCATGGATGGGACTTGAATGCCGCAAGTGCATATTGCTCTACATGGGATGCTAACAAGCCATATTCATGGCGGAGCAAGTATGGCTGGACTGCATTCTGCGGTCCCGTCGGAGCACACGGCCAACCCTCCTGTGGAAAGTGCTTGAGT GTGACAAATACAGGGACTGGAGCTAAAACGACAGTGAGGATTGTGGATCAGTGTAGTAATGGAGGACTAGATTTGGACGTGAATGTTTTCCGTCAACTGGACACAGATGGGAAAGGATATGAACGAGGTCATCTTACAGTGAACTACCAATTTGTTGATTGTGGAGATTCCTTCAATCCTCTATTCTCCGTTATGAAATCATCAGTAATTAATTAA